From one Burkholderia pyrrocinia genomic stretch:
- a CDS encoding DotU family type IV/VI secretion system protein, with protein MRALLRDTALLVTHLSNGGQIDSHENLRQQCIRLIAQFATALDAQGIAADIRDDAVLAQCGLIDEAALRYLSASDKGNWESRPLQVERFGTHDAGTRIYERLDHRMREPAPNVDLLECYAAVLGLGFRGRYAARSGLSAEAHDGEAKRQAVIAALVARIDQLRPAAQPGFVTDRSNARLIDRLRRLSPWAIAGTACVIAICVWFAWDRILDAELAQLVQKAKRP; from the coding sequence ATGCGGGCGCTGCTGCGCGATACCGCGCTGCTCGTTACCCACCTGTCGAACGGTGGGCAGATCGACAGCCACGAGAACCTGCGTCAGCAGTGCATCAGGCTCATCGCGCAGTTCGCGACGGCACTCGATGCGCAAGGAATCGCCGCCGATATCCGGGACGACGCCGTCCTCGCTCAGTGCGGGCTGATCGATGAAGCGGCATTGCGTTACCTTTCCGCGTCGGACAAGGGGAACTGGGAGTCCCGACCGCTGCAGGTCGAGCGCTTCGGCACCCACGACGCGGGAACGCGCATCTACGAGCGCCTCGATCACCGGATGCGCGAACCCGCGCCGAACGTCGACCTGCTCGAATGCTATGCGGCCGTGCTCGGCCTCGGGTTCCGCGGCCGTTACGCTGCCCGTTCGGGCCTGTCGGCGGAAGCCCACGACGGCGAAGCGAAACGTCAGGCCGTGATCGCTGCGCTGGTCGCACGGATCGATCAGTTGCGACCGGCCGCGCAGCCGGGGTTCGTCACCGACCGCTCGAACGCGCGACTGATCGACCGGCTCAGGCGCCTGTCGCCGTGGGCGATTGCGGGAACGGCATGCGTGATCGCGATATGCGTGTGGTTCGCGTGGGATCGCATCCTCGACGCGGAACTGGCACAACTCGTCCAGAAAGCGAAGCGGCCGTGA
- a CDS encoding Hcp family type VI secretion system effector: MAIPAYMWLKDDGGADIKGSVTVQDREGSVELVAFDHGVHIPTDGNTGKLTGTRVHKPITLTKETDASTPYLYKAVTSGQTLKSVEIKWYKIDDAGKEKEYFNTKLDNVKIVAVKPKMLDIKNPDYEKHNHLEDVELRYETITWSYKDGNIIHKDTWNERS, encoded by the coding sequence ATGGCAATTCCGGCCTACATGTGGCTCAAGGACGACGGCGGTGCGGACATCAAGGGTTCGGTGACCGTCCAGGATCGCGAAGGCAGCGTCGAACTGGTCGCGTTCGATCACGGCGTGCACATTCCGACCGACGGCAACACGGGCAAGCTCACCGGCACGCGCGTGCACAAGCCGATCACGCTGACGAAAGAGACGGACGCGTCGACGCCCTATCTGTACAAGGCCGTGACGAGCGGCCAGACGCTGAAGTCGGTCGAGATCAAGTGGTACAAGATCGACGACGCGGGCAAGGAGAAGGAGTACTTCAACACGAAGCTCGACAACGTGAAGATCGTTGCCGTGAAGCCGAAGATGCTCGACATCAAGAACCCCGACTACGAGAAACACAACCATCTCGAAGACGTCGAACTGCGCTACGAGACGATCACGTGGTCGTACAAGGACGGCAACATTATCCACAAGGACACGTGGAACGAACGTTCCTGA
- a CDS encoding OmpA family protein encodes MTSDTALPPAATRADSDAARAALSGLGYPLRTVVTISAALALAVIGWVLPVDRGVMWGLIAIVVALSALIVWLHSRRLTHARERNVHVLGQLGAATADLPVALRTRMPLALVTGDGLPALFDRDATRSRFVHVGDGAIWLRADRPQDLPRLAVAVRQWRDGHAPDCVVLSVAPGLHANDDVLSQTLRVIRQAVADTSRLLGASLPGYVAIYQRLSDSAVSAGQAPQWYGVSAGSPIADMHRFDSAIDAAESDALHADGSHAVAARAAGIGSMIGWTRRTVFDTLTDRRQPASPWPLFGAGWIDHGPATGPGKPWEREVRSCIGIAPAALSASPSPWPLPQPLIDAMPRRSWRSPRFTAVAHVVAIVACAATVAVCGAAKNNETLMTRIGEHVERYNRLPAAQDAAKRDALESLSSDRDQLDRYARIGVPLRLSFGTYRGARLLPMLNDAIASYEPPAPPPAVVTLDSMSLFDSGKAQLKPGTTRAMVDALELIKAHPGKRVLVAGYADDQGRPDRNLKLSIDRATAVRDWLVDASGLPTTQFAIQGYGDTRPVADNATPEGRAKNRRVEITLVPDMPAPSASIRTAM; translated from the coding sequence GTGACTTCCGATACCGCTCTCCCGCCGGCGGCAACACGCGCCGACTCCGATGCCGCCCGCGCGGCCCTGTCGGGCCTCGGCTACCCGCTGCGCACCGTCGTGACGATATCGGCCGCATTGGCGCTTGCCGTCATCGGATGGGTTTTGCCCGTCGACCGCGGCGTCATGTGGGGATTGATTGCGATCGTCGTCGCGCTTTCGGCGCTGATCGTCTGGTTGCATTCGCGCAGGTTGACGCATGCTCGCGAACGGAACGTGCACGTGCTTGGGCAACTCGGCGCGGCGACCGCCGACCTGCCCGTCGCGCTGCGCACCAGGATGCCGCTCGCCCTCGTCACCGGGGACGGCCTGCCCGCCCTGTTCGATCGCGACGCAACCCGGTCGCGTTTCGTCCACGTCGGCGACGGCGCCATCTGGTTACGGGCCGATCGCCCCCAGGATCTTCCCCGTCTTGCCGTCGCCGTCCGCCAGTGGCGGGACGGTCATGCGCCCGATTGCGTCGTGTTGTCGGTCGCGCCGGGACTTCATGCGAACGACGATGTGTTGTCGCAAACGCTGCGCGTCATCCGGCAGGCGGTTGCAGACACGTCGCGCCTGCTTGGTGCGTCGCTGCCGGGCTACGTCGCGATCTATCAGCGGCTCTCCGATTCAGCCGTTTCAGCGGGGCAGGCGCCCCAGTGGTATGGCGTATCGGCAGGCTCGCCGATCGCGGATATGCACCGTTTCGACTCCGCGATCGACGCAGCCGAATCCGATGCCCTCCATGCCGACGGAAGCCACGCAGTCGCGGCACGCGCCGCCGGCATCGGATCAATGATCGGATGGACTCGCCGCACCGTGTTCGACACGCTGACGGACCGACGCCAGCCTGCGTCGCCCTGGCCGTTGTTCGGCGCCGGCTGGATCGACCATGGCCCGGCGACGGGCCCCGGCAAGCCATGGGAACGTGAAGTCCGATCGTGCATCGGTATCGCGCCGGCCGCGCTATCTGCATCGCCTTCCCCATGGCCGCTGCCGCAGCCGCTGATCGATGCGATGCCGCGCCGGTCGTGGCGATCACCGCGCTTCACCGCGGTCGCGCATGTCGTCGCGATCGTTGCTTGCGCGGCAACAGTCGCCGTCTGCGGCGCCGCGAAAAACAACGAAACGCTGATGACCCGAATCGGCGAACACGTCGAGCGCTACAACCGCCTCCCCGCTGCGCAAGACGCCGCGAAGCGCGACGCGCTCGAATCCCTTTCGTCGGACCGCGACCAACTCGACCGGTATGCGCGCATCGGCGTTCCGCTCCGACTGTCGTTCGGCACATATCGCGGCGCTCGACTGCTGCCGATGCTCAACGACGCGATCGCCTCCTACGAACCGCCCGCGCCGCCGCCCGCCGTCGTCACGCTGGACAGCATGTCGCTGTTCGACAGCGGCAAAGCACAGCTGAAGCCGGGCACCACGCGCGCGATGGTCGATGCGCTCGAACTGATCAAGGCGCATCCCGGCAAGCGCGTACTTGTCGCCGGTTATGCGGACGACCAGGGCCGCCCCGACCGCAACCTGAAGCTGTCGATCGACCGCGCGACCGCCGTGCGCGACTGGCTCGTCGATGCATCGGGCTTGCCGACGACGCAATTCGCGATTCAGGGCTATGGCGATACGCGACCGGTAGCGGACAACGCGACACCCGAAGGACGGGCGAAGAATCGTCGGGTCGAAATCACGCTGGTGCCCGATATGCCGGCGCCGTCCGCTTCGATCCGCACCGCGATGTAA